In Skermanella sp. TT6, a genomic segment contains:
- a CDS encoding ArdC family protein: MNRKDSKPRVDIYAKITDRIVADLEKGVRPWVRPWSEANTAGRITRPLRHNGTPYQGINIILLWSEAVARGFASPIWMTFKQAIELGGHVRKGESGSTVVYASQFTKTETDERGDEVERGIPFLKAYSVFNVDQIEGLPDHYYGAPPPVTDPVTRIAHADAFFDATGARVVYGGAKAFYAPSSDHIQLPVFESFRDAESFVAVRAHETIHWTAPAHRVNRDLSRYHKDRSERSREELIAELGAVFLCADLGIVPELEPRPDHASYLASWLEVLSNEKRFIFSAAAHAQRAATYLHDLQPAARIAEAA; encoded by the coding sequence ATGAACAGGAAAGACAGCAAACCCCGCGTCGACATCTACGCGAAGATCACCGACCGCATCGTCGCGGATCTCGAGAAAGGCGTCCGCCCATGGGTAAGACCCTGGAGCGAAGCCAACACCGCCGGCCGCATCACGCGACCGCTGCGGCATAATGGAACGCCCTACCAGGGCATCAACATCATCCTGCTCTGGTCGGAGGCGGTCGCACGCGGCTTCGCTTCGCCCATCTGGATGACGTTCAAGCAAGCGATCGAGCTTGGCGGGCATGTCCGCAAGGGCGAGAGCGGCTCGACCGTCGTCTATGCCAGCCAATTCACCAAGACCGAAACCGACGAGCGCGGCGATGAGGTCGAGCGCGGTATCCCGTTCCTTAAGGCCTATTCGGTCTTCAACGTCGACCAGATCGAGGGATTGCCGGACCACTATTACGGTGCGCCGCCGCCGGTGACCGATCCCGTCACGCGCATCGCCCACGCTGATGCGTTTTTTGACGCGACCGGCGCCAGGGTCGTCTATGGCGGCGCCAAGGCATTCTACGCGCCCTCGTCCGACCACATCCAGCTCCCAGTCTTCGAGAGCTTCCGCGACGCGGAATCCTTCGTTGCCGTCAGGGCGCACGAGACCATCCACTGGACAGCTCCGGCCCACCGGGTCAACCGCGATCTCAGCCGCTACCACAAGGATCGTAGCGAACGCAGTCGCGAGGAGCTGATCGCCGAACTGGGGGCGGTTTTCCTCTGCGCCGATCTCGGCATCGTACCGGAGCTCGAGCCGCGGCCTGACCACGCCAGTTACCTCGCGTCCTGGCTCGAGGTGCTCTCCAACGAGAAGCGCTTCATTTTCTCGGCCGCCGCGCACGCTCAACGCGCAGCGACCTACCTGCACGATCTTCAGCCGGCGGCCAGGATTGCGGAGGCGGCCTGA
- a CDS encoding DUF736 domain-containing protein: protein MATIGTFTSTGTGFNGVIKTLNLNVKAKLVRVENPSDKGPHFRIFAAANVELGAAWQKTSNEGRDYLSVKLDDPSFPAPIYATLVEVESEEGLQLIWSRPNRD from the coding sequence ATGGCTACCATCGGCACCTTCACCTCCACCGGCACCGGCTTCAACGGCGTCATCAAGACCCTCAACCTCAACGTCAAGGCCAAGCTGGTCCGCGTCGAGAACCCTTCCGACAAAGGTCCGCACTTTCGCATCTTCGCGGCAGCCAACGTCGAACTGGGCGCCGCCTGGCAGAAGACCTCCAACGAGGGCCGCGACTACCTTTCGGTCAAGCTGGACGATCCGAGCTTCCCCGCTCCGATCTATGCCACCCTGGTTGAGGTGGAAAGCGAGGAAGGCCTTCAGCTGATCTGGTCCCGACCGAACCGGGACTGA
- a CDS encoding Fic family protein translates to MSDPYLYPGTTVLINHFNIRDQAKLDSKERRETLKTLKGLYDNPVKGEFDLAHLLEIHRRVFAPVYPFAGEIRRIDMVKAEEKLGGGSVEYAPFHLARLQAEHCLKQLNARDWSGLMDLSRPEDMASFAGMVVDLWKVHPFREGNTRTTMTFMHQFAAAKGFALDRELIRTNAEYVRHALVVGTHGETHYLTRILTDARQREHAREQSQARMGNQSRTDIGQSERAVLLPGRTLAPEVLKAELQERIAASESATEAMKRLITTAKAVFADHGPVVEIIRNAALEGEIGNRQVISELRDAPERFGPLAGRDAILASRQEREAHRQAIAAKRTLRGIAESYLKIVYGIRQTMQQQRHDEVRRASVEVRRPSGELLSAIDRGDALSPELKVELRQTTSAFERRFGDDLAALRSGKNLGPLATRHGVDEKRLEEATGVLKALDRAQAQECTRAQLRSLDRHGPTR, encoded by the coding sequence ATGAGTGACCCCTATCTTTACCCGGGCACAACAGTCCTCATCAATCATTTCAACATCAGGGATCAGGCCAAACTCGACAGCAAGGAGCGTCGGGAGACCCTGAAGACGTTGAAGGGTCTCTACGACAATCCGGTCAAGGGCGAATTCGACCTCGCGCACCTGCTGGAAATACACCGGCGCGTCTTCGCGCCGGTGTATCCGTTCGCCGGCGAAATCCGCCGCATCGATATGGTCAAGGCCGAGGAGAAACTGGGCGGCGGCAGTGTCGAGTACGCGCCGTTCCATCTGGCGCGTCTCCAGGCCGAACACTGCCTGAAGCAACTCAATGCCCGCGACTGGTCGGGTCTCATGGACCTGTCGCGGCCGGAGGACATGGCCTCATTTGCAGGCATGGTTGTCGACCTCTGGAAGGTCCATCCGTTCCGGGAAGGCAATACGCGCACGACCATGACCTTCATGCACCAGTTTGCGGCGGCCAAGGGGTTCGCGCTCGACCGTGAGTTGATCCGTACCAATGCTGAATATGTCCGCCATGCGCTGGTGGTCGGCACCCATGGCGAAACTCATTATCTGACACGCATCCTGACCGACGCGCGCCAACGCGAACATGCGCGCGAGCAGAGCCAGGCGCGCATGGGGAACCAAAGCCGCACTGACATTGGACAGTCGGAGCGGGCTGTACTGCTTCCCGGCCGTACCCTTGCCCCGGAAGTTCTCAAGGCCGAGCTGCAAGAACGGATTGCCGCTTCCGAAAGCGCCACCGAGGCTATGAAACGCCTTATCACCACGGCAAAGGCGGTATTTGCCGACCACGGGCCGGTGGTGGAAATTATCCGGAATGCCGCTCTTGAGGGCGAGATCGGCAATCGGCAGGTGATTTCGGAGTTGCGGGATGCTCCGGAGCGTTTCGGGCCGCTTGCCGGAAGGGACGCTATTCTTGCGAGCCGGCAGGAGCGGGAGGCACACCGGCAAGCGATCGCTGCAAAGCGCACGCTTCGCGGGATCGCCGAGAGTTACCTCAAGATCGTGTACGGAATCCGGCAGACGATGCAGCAGCAGCGTCATGATGAGGTGCGGCGGGCCAGCGTGGAGGTCCGGCGGCCAAGCGGCGAGCTCCTGAGCGCGATTGATAGGGGTGATGCGCTGTCGCCCGAGCTCAAGGTCGAGCTGCGGCAGACCACGAGCGCATTCGAGCGCCGTTTCGGCGATGATCTGGCCGCATTGCGCTCGGGCAAGAATCTCGGTCCACTTGCCACCAGGCACGGCGTCGACGAGAAACGGCTCGAGGAAGCGACAGGCGTACTGAAGGCGCTCGACCGAGCCCAGGCTCAGGAGTGCACCAGGGCACAATTACGGTCTCTCGATAGGCACGGCCCCACCCGATAA
- a CDS encoding exonuclease domain-containing protein, with amino-acid sequence MMVGLDFVALDVETADSSFPESICQMGFVIVREGRIVETFTQTVNTHHRFGWWQQANLSITEEDIDRAPPFSEIARSIAHLMCGAVFSHTPYDRFAVGRACDACGHSFAETTWLDSAQVVRRAWPEKYGKTGYGLKNVAADLGIEFLHHDAGEDARAVAEIVIRASLECSLDVAGWAERVRRPILGNSSAKTDLRRDGNIDGPLYGEVVVLTGGFDLRQEEQANLAAYAGCEVENSVTKKTTLVVVGDDRFARGERSGKWRRAEELAGQGIPIRAMSESDFRALIAD; translated from the coding sequence ATGATGGTGGGGTTAGATTTTGTCGCACTAGACGTAGAAACAGCGGATAGCAGCTTTCCAGAAAGTATCTGCCAAATGGGCTTCGTGATTGTTCGCGAAGGGCGCATCGTCGAGACTTTTACGCAGACCGTAAATACACATCATCGGTTCGGGTGGTGGCAACAAGCCAATTTGTCGATCACCGAAGAGGACATTGATCGAGCTCCGCCGTTTTCTGAGATCGCTCGATCGATTGCGCATCTGATGTGTGGGGCGGTCTTTAGTCATACACCCTATGACCGTTTCGCGGTCGGTCGCGCTTGCGACGCGTGCGGGCACAGCTTCGCAGAGACTACTTGGCTTGATAGTGCGCAAGTCGTGCGACGAGCATGGCCGGAAAAGTACGGGAAGACGGGGTACGGATTGAAGAATGTCGCGGCCGATCTAGGCATTGAATTTCTGCACCATGACGCTGGCGAAGATGCGCGGGCTGTGGCGGAAATTGTCATTCGAGCGAGCCTAGAGTGCTCACTAGATGTAGCCGGATGGGCAGAACGGGTCCGAAGACCAATCTTAGGCAATTCAAGCGCAAAAACCGACCTACGTCGGGACGGCAACATTGATGGACCGCTGTATGGCGAGGTTGTCGTCCTCACAGGGGGCTTCGATTTGCGGCAGGAAGAACAGGCCAATTTGGCCGCCTATGCAGGCTGCGAGGTGGAAAATAGCGTTACCAAGAAAACGACGTTGGTCGTCGTGGGTGATGATCGTTTCGCGCGTGGGGAACGTTCCGGCAAGTGGAGAAGGGCCGAGGAATTGGCGGGCCAAGGCATTCCTATTCGGGCCATGTCTGAATCCGATTTCCGCGCGCTCATTGCAGATTGA
- a CDS encoding DEAD/DEAH box helicase: MTDTDGWLSLEETAIYLGMGKTALYAMARENRIPARKIGKKWIFEKSGLDQWVRTARPLQSFFLDAEFVIDGNDHLRDPQREGYLRTYEFFRAGKNKAILQVPVGCGKTGLASLLPFGLSEGRVIVIAPNLTIKDGLYEAMDITNRQKCFWRKAGVLSADQMLSGPLACTLDSGNISIATKSHIVITNVHQLATNVDKWLTQFPDDFFDMIIVDEAHHSAAASWQKVIERFPNAKVILLTATPFRGDRQELDGELVFRYPFRNATLKGYIKRLKASYVAPSTIELGFSDAGGRTYTLDEVLKLKEEEWFSRGVALARLCNKHIVDSSLQKLDELRQSGTQHQLIAVACSINHAREIRSLYQERGFNADVIHSKQTEDEQAAILAALRNGSLDCIIQVQMLGEGFDHPKLSVAAIFRPFRSLAPYIQFVGRIMRVVVQNDPGHPDNVGHIVTHLGMNLDARLKEFKEFENDDQAFWDKVIGGDEPEVPQGVLDGSARLRAGDQVVVHGEVVDSLWEEDFTSVEDTQIVADLRERLKLLGLDDSKAEEMVRLAQQSPMRKRSATAPFMVQPQREWEEARKRMQEQAKRLANVLLNHVELKQTGNEMVYKYKSLKLTGRNNYICALMMVNKEMQKRLGKERQQATTEEFRSVLDNLDDLLQVLVRRVRKAKAEYDKIES; encoded by the coding sequence ATGACGGATACTGACGGTTGGCTCTCTCTTGAAGAGACCGCGATCTACTTAGGAATGGGCAAGACCGCGCTGTATGCGATGGCGCGCGAGAACCGCATCCCGGCGCGGAAGATCGGCAAGAAATGGATCTTCGAAAAGAGCGGGCTCGACCAGTGGGTACGCACCGCCCGCCCCCTGCAGTCGTTCTTCCTGGACGCTGAATTCGTCATCGACGGGAACGACCACCTCCGCGACCCACAGCGCGAAGGCTATCTGCGCACTTATGAATTCTTCCGGGCGGGAAAGAATAAGGCGATCCTCCAGGTTCCGGTCGGATGCGGCAAGACCGGCCTGGCTTCTCTCCTGCCGTTTGGACTCTCCGAGGGCAGGGTCATTGTTATCGCGCCCAACCTCACCATCAAGGACGGGCTTTACGAAGCGATGGACATCACAAACCGGCAGAAATGCTTCTGGCGGAAAGCGGGTGTGCTCAGCGCTGACCAGATGTTGTCTGGTCCGTTGGCATGTACGCTGGATAGCGGCAACATCTCGATAGCAACAAAGTCCCATATCGTCATCACGAACGTCCATCAGCTCGCGACCAACGTCGATAAGTGGCTGACCCAGTTTCCCGATGACTTTTTCGACATGATCATAGTTGATGAGGCGCACCACAGCGCGGCCGCTAGCTGGCAGAAAGTCATCGAGCGTTTTCCAAACGCCAAGGTCATCCTGCTTACGGCGACCCCATTCCGGGGCGATCGCCAGGAACTCGATGGCGAATTGGTGTTCCGGTATCCATTCCGCAACGCCACCCTGAAAGGCTATATCAAGCGCCTCAAGGCAAGTTACGTCGCTCCGTCGACCATTGAGCTCGGATTTTCCGACGCCGGCGGGCGAACGTACACCTTGGACGAGGTGCTGAAGCTCAAGGAGGAAGAATGGTTCAGCCGCGGCGTGGCGCTTGCTAGGCTGTGCAACAAGCACATCGTCGATAGCAGTTTGCAGAAGCTCGATGAGCTTAGACAAAGCGGGACGCAGCACCAGCTCATCGCAGTCGCGTGCTCCATCAATCATGCGCGGGAAATCCGTTCGCTGTATCAGGAGCGCGGCTTCAACGCCGACGTTATCCATAGCAAGCAGACGGAGGATGAGCAGGCGGCCATTCTTGCGGCACTGCGCAACGGCTCACTCGATTGTATCATCCAGGTGCAGATGCTTGGCGAGGGGTTCGACCATCCCAAATTGAGCGTTGCAGCGATCTTCCGCCCGTTCCGGTCATTGGCGCCCTACATCCAGTTTGTCGGGCGCATAATGCGGGTCGTTGTGCAGAACGATCCGGGTCATCCAGACAATGTCGGCCATATCGTCACCCATCTGGGCATGAACCTCGACGCACGCCTGAAGGAATTCAAGGAGTTCGAGAACGACGACCAGGCGTTCTGGGACAAGGTCATTGGCGGCGACGAACCGGAGGTACCGCAAGGGGTGCTCGACGGTAGCGCGCGGCTTCGTGCGGGCGACCAGGTCGTCGTCCACGGTGAGGTCGTCGATTCCTTGTGGGAAGAAGATTTCACGTCGGTCGAGGACACGCAGATCGTCGCGGACCTACGGGAACGTTTGAAGCTCCTCGGCCTCGACGACAGCAAGGCTGAGGAAATGGTTCGGCTCGCGCAGCAGTCTCCAATGCGAAAGAGGTCGGCCACGGCACCTTTCATGGTCCAGCCACAGCGTGAGTGGGAAGAGGCCAGGAAGCGCATGCAGGAGCAGGCTAAACGCCTCGCAAACGTGTTGCTGAATCATGTTGAGCTTAAACAGACCGGCAATGAGATGGTCTACAAATACAAATCCTTGAAGCTCACCGGCAGGAACAACTACATCTGTGCGCTGATGATGGTGAACAAGGAAATGCAAAAACGCCTGGGCAAAGAGAGGCAGCAGGCGACAACAGAAGAATTCCGTTCTGTCCTCGATAACCTGGACGACCTGCTGCAAGTGCTTGTCAGGCGCGTTCGCAAAGCGAAGGCGGAGTATGACAAAATCGAATCCTAG
- the traG gene encoding Ti-type conjugative transfer system protein TraG yields MTAKKLMLLTAPAMMMLGAVLGLQGIESWLAAFGTSPESYQTLGRGGLVVPYAAAAAIGVIFLFAAKGSLAIQSAGLGVLIGGVAAAAFAAISETLRLSDFASQVPQGTLFSLLDLYTIGGAATAFVAGMFGLRVALRGNAVFGATGPKRLSGRRAIHGDSHWMDSATIAGLFPESGGIVIGERYRVDEDSVAGVNFDPRRKETWGKGGKSPLVCFDCGFGSTHGIVFAGSGGYKTTSVVVPTALKFKGSMIILDPSTEIAPMVAAHREAHGQDVLILDPKRPDIGFNVLDWIGRFGNAPEEDIASVAAWLMSEKPRVTSGADDFFRVSAEQLITGVIADVMLSDPDDTKRERSLRIVRARLAEPEETLKEKLADLYQSSTSRFVKEVIAPFINMTPQTFSGVYATAAKETHWLSYDSYAAIVSGNTFRTDDIANGRTTVFINVDLSTLENHPGMARVVIGAFLKAIYNRNGDLEERALFLLDEAARLGYMRIVETARDAGRKYGITLLMLFQSLGQMREAFGGRDATSKWFESASWVSFSAINDPETAKYISERCGMTTVEVNHVSRTSRDMGSSRTRSQQLSQRPLILPHEVTQMRADEQIILTGGNPPLRCGRAIYFRRPEMAALVGKSNFQPKTGAAGS; encoded by the coding sequence ATGACAGCGAAGAAACTGATGCTGCTGACCGCACCGGCGATGATGATGTTGGGAGCCGTTCTGGGGCTCCAGGGGATTGAGTCCTGGCTCGCCGCTTTCGGCACTTCGCCGGAAAGCTACCAGACCCTCGGGCGCGGCGGCCTTGTCGTCCCCTACGCCGCCGCGGCCGCGATCGGCGTCATTTTCCTCTTTGCCGCCAAGGGCTCACTTGCCATTCAGTCGGCCGGCCTCGGCGTCCTGATCGGCGGGGTTGCCGCCGCCGCGTTCGCCGCCATTTCGGAGACGCTACGCCTGTCCGATTTCGCCAGCCAGGTGCCGCAAGGAACGCTGTTTTCCTTACTTGACCTTTACACTATCGGCGGCGCGGCGACGGCCTTCGTCGCCGGCATGTTCGGATTGCGGGTTGCGCTGCGCGGCAATGCCGTCTTTGGCGCGACGGGTCCGAAACGGCTCTCCGGCCGTCGCGCCATCCATGGCGATAGCCATTGGATGGACAGCGCCACAATCGCAGGACTCTTTCCCGAAAGCGGTGGCATCGTCATCGGTGAGCGCTATCGCGTCGACGAGGATTCCGTCGCCGGCGTCAACTTCGATCCGCGCCGCAAGGAGACGTGGGGCAAGGGCGGAAAATCACCGCTCGTCTGCTTCGACTGCGGATTTGGCTCGACGCACGGCATCGTCTTTGCTGGTTCCGGCGGTTACAAGACCACCTCCGTGGTCGTGCCGACGGCGCTCAAGTTCAAGGGCTCGATGATCATCCTCGATCCCTCGACCGAGATTGCGCCGATGGTCGCCGCCCATCGCGAAGCGCATGGTCAGGACGTGCTCATTCTCGATCCGAAACGACCCGACATCGGGTTCAACGTGCTCGACTGGATCGGCCGCTTCGGCAATGCGCCGGAGGAAGACATTGCCTCCGTGGCGGCGTGGCTGATGTCGGAAAAACCACGCGTCACCTCCGGCGCCGACGATTTCTTCCGCGTCTCGGCCGAACAGCTCATCACCGGCGTCATCGCCGACGTGATGCTGTCCGATCCGGACGATACCAAGCGCGAACGATCGCTGCGCATCGTCCGCGCGCGACTGGCCGAGCCGGAAGAAACGCTCAAGGAAAAGCTCGCCGATCTTTATCAAAGCTCGACCTCCCGGTTCGTCAAAGAGGTCATCGCCCCCTTCATCAACATGACGCCGCAAACCTTCTCCGGCGTCTATGCGACCGCCGCCAAGGAGACGCACTGGCTCTCCTACGACAGCTACGCGGCCATCGTGTCGGGCAACACTTTCAGGACGGACGACATCGCCAATGGGCGCACGACGGTGTTCATCAATGTCGATCTGTCTACCTTGGAAAATCACCCCGGTATGGCTCGCGTCGTCATCGGAGCGTTCCTCAAGGCGATCTACAATCGCAATGGCGATCTCGAAGAGCGCGCCCTGTTCCTGCTCGATGAGGCCGCCCGCCTCGGCTACATGCGCATCGTCGAAACCGCCCGCGACGCCGGCCGCAAATATGGCATCACACTCCTGATGCTGTTCCAGTCGCTCGGGCAGATGCGGGAGGCCTTTGGTGGGCGCGACGCGACCAGCAAATGGTTCGAGTCCGCTTCCTGGGTGTCGTTCTCGGCGATCAATGATCCGGAAACGGCGAAGTACATTTCCGAGCGCTGCGGGATGACCACGGTAGAGGTGAACCACGTCAGCCGCACCTCGCGCGACATGGGTTCGTCCCGCACCCGCTCCCAACAGCTCTCGCAACGCCCGCTGATCCTGCCGCATGAAGTCACCCAGATGCGCGCCGATGAGCAGATCATCCTCACCGGCGGTAATCCGCCGCTACGTTGCGGTCGCGCCATCTACTTCCGCCGTCCGGAAATGGCGGCGCTCGTCGGCAAGAGCAATTTCCAACCGAAGACGGGAGCAGCTGGATCCTGA
- the traD gene encoding conjugal transfer protein TraD — translation MHERRYRASQTEARKKDAREKIQLGGLVVKAGLRSADRAVILGALIDAAARLSDATERARLAAIGKAIFDNDSEETDAADRTGDDDVGSRSGAPGD, via the coding sequence ATGCATGAGCGCCGCTACCGGGCGTCACAAACGGAAGCCCGGAAGAAGGATGCGCGCGAGAAGATCCAGCTCGGCGGTCTCGTCGTGAAGGCGGGACTTCGCAGTGCGGATCGCGCCGTCATTCTCGGCGCCCTCATCGATGCGGCTGCGCGGCTCAGCGACGCAACCGAGCGCGCTCGATTGGCCGCAATCGGAAAGGCGATATTCGATAATGACAGCGAAGAAACTGATGCTGCTGACCGCACCGGCGATGATGATGTTGGGAGCCGTTCTGGGGCTCCAGGGGATTGA
- a CDS encoding TraC family protein, which produces MRRPSSRIREEIERLQEQLKLAETKEAERIGRLALKAGLGEVNASDTELVTGFEEMAKRFQAGTKQKTSGPAARSQTGAPDA; this is translated from the coding sequence ATGAGACGACCCTCTTCCCGTATCCGCGAGGAAATCGAACGCCTACAGGAGCAGCTGAAGCTTGCCGAAACCAAGGAGGCCGAACGCATCGGCCGGCTCGCGCTGAAGGCCGGATTAGGCGAAGTGAACGCATCCGACACAGAGCTGGTCACAGGCTTCGAAGAGATGGCAAAGCGATTTCAAGCGGGGACGAAACAGAAGACCTCCGGGCCGGCTGCTCGCTCTCAAACGGGCGCTCCTGATGCATGA